A region of Bombilactobacillus folatiphilus DNA encodes the following proteins:
- a CDS encoding PD-(D/E)XK nuclease family protein: protein MSVKFVLGAAQKDKRAILLADLNQKMQQNLQDTFIWLTPDHIKFDSEVQILTHLKQDTHTTLATNRLQVFSFSRLAWYYLRNDPIYQSPQLTGTTQVMLLAKIVRQLAPKLHLYAGEAKRIGFIENLQQQVDLLLTNHLTPQRLTEFAQQVRNQGDLDLKLDDLALIYEQYLQKTTAQYNDEYQLLNLLNNYLKTDANQIKVHYFVSDFTQFSLQELQIIMTLMTQAADVELSLTLDRPYSEDQTNIFFQQPIKFFQKLTQTARQRQIPFTTQVAEQTRVNVDLQLVENFWMQQNNRLQTLDTQMLQDNSSVQIWQAATMQQEIVAVTTYIRQLVATQGYRYKDFLVLARNLGDYQQFLDPYFQMQQISYFLDLPHSMRDHAFKSLIDSLFALLQNNLQYHDVMTLLRTELVIPKGWTLDQYRQAVDLTDNYCLAHGIRAHDWRQKTDFVSPAQHSSLESQQQFAQINGIKHLITQIDQALRKMTQKATSVRDACAQLYQLLDKLQVFKTLKQWETTAIEAGDLVLSQQPEQVVNTFTQILDEFVELFGTDEFVLEDFLVVLDNGFDKAQYLTIPAVLDAVQISNLALVQPTGRKITLILGADDQNMPQVNPIGGVLSDDDLVHLQPLLRDTETLPQTQEQLNSNEPYVHDLAFLSSSERLIFTYARTKQVTAMQLSPYVQLLKQRFQLTEQIIDFTQPTEEEQVLQLLGSPIMTADHLLAVYRKSKTDQTPVAPAWQYVKDLIFQSSTAAQIYLSKIWRGLSYQNIAVSLDLKISQALYGSQLLASISQLETFYRNPYEYFLKYGLHLKPRPQFKITPANQGTFFHEVLDLTVKQLQSQNQSWADLSAKTLQQVSQQIVQQVLQQPAYQIFTHDEQFIQQHMIETVQRSLEVLRQQTQQAQFYPLKTEVTFGQVGAEHNLEPLKFALDDQKSVIVRGRIDRIDQLMSDPHYYMVVDYKSGQQDFKFQEFAAGLNLQMLTYLASLLNDSSLLAQDMLPVGGFYFHIQDSTVNLESLKGDLTKAPAALFKQYQYKGLIIDDGHSSEILDPAAEQQASQVFQIARNRRLNANKVVNQDEFQQLLAFNQQLIVQAANAILKGQNQISPLRLDEKKTTLQYSDYLPIMQFDAMLPENNYRLMPKLNRKQFFEQLNLKEQPHGKI from the coding sequence ATGTCTGTGAAATTCGTATTAGGTGCCGCTCAAAAGGATAAGCGCGCTATTTTATTAGCGGATTTGAACCAAAAGATGCAACAAAATCTCCAAGATACATTTATCTGGTTAACTCCCGATCATATTAAGTTTGACAGTGAAGTTCAAATTTTAACACATTTAAAACAAGATACACACACCACATTGGCAACTAACCGTTTGCAAGTATTTTCCTTTTCTCGATTGGCTTGGTACTACTTGCGTAATGATCCTATTTATCAAAGTCCTCAACTAACCGGTACCACGCAAGTCATGTTGCTAGCCAAAATTGTACGACAATTGGCGCCTAAGTTACATCTGTATGCGGGTGAAGCTAAGCGAATTGGTTTTATTGAAAATTTACAGCAGCAAGTTGATTTGTTATTAACGAATCACTTGACGCCGCAAAGATTAACTGAGTTTGCACAGCAGGTGAGAAATCAAGGCGACTTAGATTTAAAATTAGATGATTTAGCGTTAATTTATGAGCAATATTTGCAAAAAACGACAGCGCAATATAATGATGAATATCAACTATTGAATTTATTGAATAATTATTTAAAAACGGATGCCAATCAAATTAAAGTGCACTATTTTGTGAGTGATTTTACGCAATTTAGTCTACAAGAATTACAAATTATTATGACGCTCATGACTCAGGCGGCTGATGTTGAGTTGAGTTTAACTTTGGATCGTCCTTACAGTGAAGATCAGACGAATATTTTTTTTCAGCAACCAATTAAATTTTTTCAAAAATTGACGCAAACGGCGCGTCAGCGGCAAATACCGTTTACGACCCAAGTTGCTGAGCAAACTCGTGTCAATGTTGATTTGCAGTTGGTCGAAAATTTTTGGATGCAACAAAATAATCGATTGCAAACGTTAGATACACAAATGTTGCAGGATAATAGTTCCGTGCAAATTTGGCAGGCAGCGACAATGCAACAAGAAATTGTGGCGGTAACGACATATATTCGGCAATTGGTGGCCACGCAAGGTTATCGTTATAAAGATTTTTTGGTCTTAGCTCGTAATTTGGGAGATTATCAGCAATTTTTGGATCCGTATTTTCAAATGCAACAAATTAGTTATTTCTTGGATTTGCCCCATTCAATGCGTGATCATGCATTCAAGTCTTTGATTGATAGTCTGTTTGCTTTATTACAAAATAATTTGCAATATCATGATGTGATGACATTATTGCGGACAGAATTGGTGATTCCGAAAGGTTGGACTTTAGATCAGTATCGGCAAGCGGTTGATTTGACAGATAATTATTGTTTAGCACACGGGATCCGCGCACATGATTGGCGGCAAAAAACGGATTTTGTGAGTCCAGCACAGCATTCTTCATTGGAGAGTCAACAACAATTTGCGCAAATTAATGGGATCAAGCATCTAATTACTCAAATTGATCAAGCATTGCGAAAAATGACGCAAAAAGCGACTTCTGTTCGGGACGCTTGTGCGCAATTGTATCAACTATTAGATAAACTGCAGGTTTTTAAAACTTTGAAACAATGGGAAACAACTGCGATTGAAGCAGGCGATTTAGTCTTGAGCCAGCAACCGGAGCAAGTGGTCAATACTTTTACACAAATTTTAGATGAGTTTGTTGAATTATTCGGCACGGACGAATTTGTCTTGGAAGACTTTTTAGTAGTGTTAGATAACGGTTTTGATAAAGCGCAATATTTAACCATTCCAGCGGTCTTAGATGCTGTGCAAATTTCTAATTTGGCACTTGTCCAACCGACAGGACGGAAAATTACGCTGATCTTGGGTGCTGATGATCAGAATATGCCTCAGGTCAATCCAATTGGTGGGGTGCTGTCTGATGATGATTTGGTCCATTTACAGCCATTATTGCGAGATACAGAAACTTTGCCGCAAACGCAAGAACAATTAAATAGTAATGAACCTTATGTTCATGATTTGGCGTTTTTGAGTAGTAGCGAACGCTTGATTTTTACGTATGCACGCACCAAACAAGTAACAGCGATGCAACTATCACCTTATGTGCAATTACTCAAGCAACGTTTTCAATTGACAGAACAAATTATTGATTTTACTCAACCAACTGAAGAAGAACAGGTTCTGCAATTATTAGGCAGTCCGATTATGACAGCAGATCATTTATTAGCAGTGTACCGAAAGAGTAAGACTGATCAAACACCGGTGGCGCCTGCTTGGCAATATGTGAAAGACTTAATTTTTCAATCGTCAACGGCGGCGCAAATTTATTTGTCAAAAATCTGGCGGGGCTTATCTTATCAAAATATTGCGGTTTCGTTAGATTTAAAAATTAGTCAGGCGCTATATGGTTCACAGTTGTTGGCATCTATTTCGCAATTAGAAACTTTTTATCGCAATCCATATGAATATTTTTTGAAATATGGTTTGCATTTAAAACCGAGACCACAATTTAAAATCACTCCAGCAAACCAAGGAACCTTTTTTCATGAAGTATTGGATCTGACAGTCAAGCAATTGCAAAGTCAAAATCAATCGTGGGCTGATTTGTCCGCGAAGACTTTGCAGCAAGTTTCTCAGCAGATCGTTCAACAGGTTTTGCAACAACCCGCTTATCAGATTTTTACTCACGATGAGCAGTTCATTCAACAGCACATGATTGAAACGGTGCAGCGTTCATTAGAAGTTTTGCGCCAACAGACGCAGCAGGCGCAATTTTATCCTCTTAAAACGGAAGTGACTTTTGGTCAAGTGGGTGCTGAGCATAATCTTGAACCGTTAAAATTTGCTTTGGATGACCAAAAATCAGTTATTGTGCGGGGACGGATTGATCGGATTGATCAGTTGATGAGCGATCCACATTATTATATGGTTGTGGATTATAAATCAGGGCAACAAGATTTTAAATTTCAAGAGTTTGCCGCAGGTCTAAATTTGCAGATGTTGACTTATTTGGCTAGTTTGTTGAATGATTCTTCGTTGTTGGCACAAGATATGCTGCCCGTGGGTGGTTTTTATTTTCATATTCAAGATTCCACTGTCAATTTAGAAAGTTTAAAGGGTGATTTAACAAAAGCACCGGCAGCGTTATTTAAACAGTATCAATATAAAGGCTTGATCATTGATGATGGTCATAGCTCTGAAATTTTGGATCCAGCTGCAGAGCAACAGGCGTCCCAAGTTTTTCAAATTGCTAGAAATCGACGTCTGAATGCTAACAAGGTTGTGAACCAAGATGAATTTCAACAGTTACTAGCGTTTAATCAACAATTAATCGTTCAAGCTGCTAATGCTATTTTGAAAGGACAAAACCAGATTAGTCCGTTGCGATTGGATGAGAAGAAAACGACGTTACAGTATAGTGATTATTTACCTATTATGCAATTTGATGCGATGTTGCCGGAAAATAATTACCGGCTCATGCCAAAGTTAAATAGAAAGCAATTTTTTGAACAATTAAATTTGAAGGAGCAACCGCATGGCAAAATTTAA
- the mvk gene encoding mevalonate kinase, which translates to MITSGQAHGKIILIGEHAVVYGQPAITIPLLDIVTNVTVQETQTQTTINSKYYQGALLKAPQELQGIVALVQLLLKDLPITTNVSINITSDLPIERGMGSSAATGAAITKALFKYSNTTLNNEKLLYYTNFSEKIIHGTPSGVDAVTVNSQQPIYFIKDQLTEAFTTNLQGYLIIIDSGIKGNTGQAVHDLRVFKQQHPAIVNPKITQLGRLTVQTKSALQQQNLTQLGLIFHTAQQLLHDLKISLPILERLIDIANQNGSLGTKITGGGRGGCLIALTSDQASAQTIATAVKASGAKQTWIQPLQQS; encoded by the coding sequence ATGATAACTAGTGGTCAAGCCCACGGAAAAATAATTTTAATTGGCGAGCACGCCGTCGTTTATGGGCAACCAGCAATTACAATTCCGTTACTGGATATTGTCACCAATGTAACTGTCCAAGAAACGCAGACACAAACCACGATTAATTCTAAATACTATCAAGGTGCTTTATTGAAAGCTCCACAAGAATTACAAGGAATTGTTGCCCTAGTTCAACTTCTGCTGAAAGATTTGCCCATTACAACTAATGTCAGCATCAATATTACTAGTGATCTGCCTATTGAACGCGGTATGGGCTCTTCTGCAGCCACTGGTGCCGCCATTACAAAGGCTCTTTTTAAGTATAGCAACACTACTTTAAACAATGAAAAACTGTTGTACTATACTAATTTTTCAGAAAAAATCATTCATGGCACCCCCAGTGGTGTCGACGCAGTCACGGTGAATTCCCAGCAACCCATTTATTTCATCAAAGATCAACTGACCGAAGCTTTTACAACTAATCTGCAAGGCTATCTTATCATTATTGATTCAGGCATCAAAGGCAATACTGGTCAAGCAGTACATGATTTACGAGTTTTTAAGCAACAACACCCCGCTATCGTCAACCCCAAAATTACACAGTTAGGCCGACTAACCGTGCAAACCAAGTCAGCCTTACAACAACAAAATTTAACTCAATTAGGTCTGATTTTTCACACGGCTCAACAACTACTTCATGATCTAAAAATCAGTCTACCCATCTTAGAACGTTTAATTGATATTGCCAACCAAAACGGTTCTTTGGGCACCAAAATCACTGGTGGAGGGCGTGGTGGCTGTCTGATTGCCCTGACAAGCGATCAAGCGAGTGCTCAAACAATTGCCACAGCCGTTAAAGCCTCCGGCGCTAAACAAACCTGGATTCAACCACTTCAACAAAGTTAG
- the mvaD gene encoding diphosphomevalonate decarboxylase, with protein sequence MNNTQTTAHTNIALIKYWGKKDSQLRLPYNDSLSLTLDGYYTTTSTKFIDQADDQIWLNQKPAPLAFATRVQHFLDYVRQLNHSKQAILVQTDNHVPTAAGLASSASGFAALAGSLNYLFQMHLDLKTLSILARHGSGSATRSIFGGFVRWYHGHDDQSSFAEEIDGADQMPLRIISVVFSDQPKKISSTKGMQQAVSTSPFYRTWPTTVQQDLTAMLQAIKQRDLEQIGLIAQNNALAMHALNWTARPAFSYFTMDTIHLLTSLNELRQKGYLAYATIDAGPNVKVLTSTSDAAFVQQYLYQNYPQATTTFLKPGPGIKKTVL encoded by the coding sequence ATGAATAATACGCAAACAACAGCCCATACCAATATTGCTCTCATCAAATACTGGGGGAAAAAAGATTCCCAGCTACGACTGCCTTATAATGACAGTTTATCATTAACATTAGATGGCTACTATACGACAACTTCCACCAAATTTATTGATCAAGCTGATGATCAAATTTGGCTGAACCAAAAACCCGCTCCACTCGCCTTCGCCACCCGGGTCCAACATTTTTTGGATTACGTTCGGCAGCTGAATCACTCTAAGCAGGCTATCTTAGTCCAAACTGACAACCATGTTCCCACCGCGGCTGGACTAGCTTCATCTGCATCAGGCTTTGCAGCTCTAGCAGGTTCTTTAAATTACTTATTTCAAATGCATCTTGATCTCAAAACCTTATCCATTTTAGCCCGCCACGGTTCTGGTTCTGCCACACGTTCAATTTTTGGCGGTTTTGTCCGTTGGTATCATGGTCATGATGATCAAAGCTCGTTTGCAGAAGAGATTGATGGCGCGGACCAAATGCCTCTTAGAATTATCAGTGTGGTCTTTTCCGATCAACCTAAAAAAATTTCATCTACCAAAGGCATGCAACAAGCCGTCAGTACTTCACCGTTTTATCGTACTTGGCCCACTACGGTGCAGCAGGATTTAACCGCAATGCTGCAGGCGATTAAACAACGTGATTTAGAACAAATCGGTTTAATTGCTCAAAACAATGCTTTAGCAATGCACGCCTTGAACTGGACTGCAAGACCCGCTTTTTCTTACTTTACAATGGATACTATTCATTTATTAACTTCTTTAAATGAGCTCCGTCAAAAAGGATATCTAGCTTATGCCACAATTGATGCCGGACCCAACGTGAAAGTATTGACATCTACTTCCGACGCAGCATTTGTTCAGCAATATCTCTACCAAAATTATCCGCAAGCTACAACCACATTTTTAAAACCCGGACCGGGAATAAAAAAAACTGTGCTATAA
- a CDS encoding phosphomevalonate kinase, with protein sequence MITVKAPGKLYIAGEYAVVEPGYPAIVVSLDQFVTVSINRAHDHGTINSKQYEQMPVIWQRKGNQLIIDNRDNPFEYILSSIKYTEIYALEKNRQLELFDVNVNSQLDATDGRKYGLGSSAAVTVATVTALARFYELDLKKEEIFKLAAISHFMVQNNGSFGDIAASVYGGWIAYQSPDRQWLTQQLNTTSLTNVIQQTWPKLKIESLTCPPELSLLIGWSGSPASTPVLVDKIAAKRTQQKASYQTFLQASRNCLQKMIQGFKQKQVALILQQININRHLLHQLAKFSGVSIETQRLTKLCEIAQHFGAAAKSSGAGGGDCGIALIENKSQKQQQLLQEWQKNNIQPLNFNVYESTN encoded by the coding sequence TTGATAACTGTGAAAGCACCAGGCAAATTATATATTGCGGGTGAATATGCCGTAGTAGAGCCTGGCTATCCAGCCATTGTCGTCTCTTTAGATCAATTTGTGACGGTCTCCATTAACCGTGCACATGATCATGGCACCATCAATTCTAAACAATATGAACAAATGCCTGTCATTTGGCAGCGCAAGGGCAATCAACTGATTATTGACAATCGTGATAATCCGTTTGAGTACATTTTATCATCTATTAAGTACACCGAAATCTATGCTTTAGAAAAAAACAGACAGCTCGAACTTTTTGACGTCAACGTCAACAGTCAATTAGATGCGACCGATGGTCGAAAATACGGTTTGGGTTCCTCAGCAGCTGTTACTGTCGCAACGGTGACTGCTTTAGCACGTTTTTATGAATTAGATTTAAAGAAAGAAGAAATTTTTAAATTAGCCGCTATTTCACATTTTATGGTGCAAAATAATGGCTCTTTTGGTGATATTGCTGCCAGTGTTTACGGTGGTTGGATTGCATATCAATCGCCAGATCGTCAGTGGCTCACTCAGCAATTAAACACCACTTCTTTAACAAACGTGATTCAACAAACTTGGCCTAAGTTAAAAATCGAATCTCTAACTTGTCCTCCTGAATTGAGTTTACTGATTGGTTGGAGTGGCAGTCCCGCCTCAACACCAGTTTTAGTCGATAAGATTGCTGCCAAACGTACTCAACAAAAAGCTAGTTATCAAACTTTTTTACAGGCTTCTCGCAATTGCTTACAGAAAATGATCCAAGGTTTTAAGCAAAAGCAAGTTGCCCTCATTTTGCAGCAAATCAACATCAATCGACATTTACTACACCAGCTGGCAAAATTCAGTGGTGTTTCTATTGAAACCCAGCGTTTAACAAAATTGTGTGAAATTGCTCAACATTTTGGTGCTGCTGCTAAAAGTTCCGGTGCTGGTGGTGGCGATTGTGGGATCGCTTTAATTGAAAATAAGTCGCAAAAGCAACAGCAATTGCTACAAGAATGGCAGAAAAACAATATTCAACCGTTAAACTTTAATGTCTATGAATCCACCAATTAA
- the fni gene encoding type 2 isopentenyl-diphosphate Delta-isomerase: MPKQPLDWQRKNEHIFLSEKFYQESNSEFNQLQILAKSIPDTSTSQINIQFQWQDQLPIMSAPIYINAMTGGAPQVTEVNSQLSKVAKALNIPLAVGSMSNYLRYPQEMIIKNSYQIVRQNNPHGLLFANVSAQTPWAKAQQAVDLIQADFLQVHLNAAQEIVMSEGEVDFNWSQNLQTIIQNVNVPVIIKEVGCGMTSQTVQHLQDLGATIIDISGRGGTNFVQIENERNHSLDYSFLNDWGLTTLESLIDIEPQNLPITILASGGIRTPLDAIKCLILGAKAVGIAAPVLHSLKHQGLQQTIINGQKWLQQFTDLMTLLGCHNLQQLSQINYRFKGDLWSFYQQKYCTKKAGK, encoded by the coding sequence ATGCCTAAACAACCGTTAGATTGGCAACGTAAAAATGAGCATATTTTTTTATCGGAAAAATTCTACCAAGAATCTAATAGTGAATTTAATCAGTTACAAATTTTGGCTAAGAGTATTCCAGATACATCCACCAGCCAAATTAATATTCAATTTCAATGGCAAGATCAGCTCCCCATCATGTCAGCTCCTATTTATATTAACGCCATGACTGGTGGTGCTCCCCAAGTCACCGAAGTGAATTCGCAATTGTCCAAGGTGGCTAAAGCTCTAAACATTCCTTTAGCAGTAGGCTCGATGAGCAATTACTTACGCTATCCTCAAGAAATGATTATTAAGAATTCTTATCAAATTGTTCGCCAAAATAATCCCCATGGCCTCCTTTTCGCCAATGTTTCTGCACAAACTCCCTGGGCAAAAGCCCAACAAGCTGTCGATTTGATTCAGGCTGATTTTTTACAAGTCCATCTAAATGCAGCTCAAGAAATTGTCATGTCCGAAGGTGAAGTAGATTTTAACTGGAGTCAAAATCTTCAAACCATCATTCAAAATGTTAATGTCCCTGTCATTATCAAAGAAGTCGGTTGCGGCATGACTAGTCAAACAGTCCAACATTTACAAGATCTCGGTGCGACTATCATCGACATTAGTGGTCGCGGCGGTACTAATTTTGTTCAAATCGAAAATGAGCGCAATCATTCTTTAGATTACAGCTTTCTCAATGATTGGGGATTAACCACTCTAGAATCACTAATTGATATTGAACCCCAAAATTTACCAATCACTATTTTGGCTTCCGGCGGTATCCGAACTCCATTAGACGCAATTAAATGCTTAATCTTGGGTGCTAAGGCCGTCGGAATCGCTGCTCCAGTTCTACATTCCCTTAAACATCAAGGCTTACAACAGACTATTATCAACGGTCAAAAATGGCTTCAGCAATTTACAGACTTAATGACCCTATTAGGTTGTCATAATTTACAGCAATTATCCCAAATTAATTATCGTTTCAAAGGTGATTTATGGTCTTTCTATCAACAAAAATATTGTACGAAAAAAGCGGGAAAATAA
- a CDS encoding RsmF rRNA methyltransferase first C-terminal domain-containing protein: MNTDLPKEFQEKYQQLLGTQAPAFFKSFFESSTHGFRLNPEKVQSNLVNEPLNQPILSVLNGYYGQISGADIDHSAGWLYSQDPSAMNVAQFADPHAHERVLDLCAAPGGKSTQLAALMAGSGILVANEIDAKRARVLSSNIERWGSTNVVVTNNTPEQLNKVFPEFFDCIVVDAPCSGEGLFRKDPEAKAYWSPQYVVECANRQRTILTMAVSMLRPGGRLIYSTCTFSPEENEQNMDWLTQNYELEIIDLKHYAGMDHGQPAWGNNNQDLSKAVRLFPHHYAGEGHFICALQKRQTAVVKNDRDKNQVPSKVKRRNSVRQQHAEFQLWEQFQQQTLRKFVPSQLQIYNDVLYDVALVSKDLTSLHVLRNGLKLGIFKKRRFEPDHALVMALASEQFQKVIDLDAEQFHHFVHGEALILNKSQDYQGWVAVSFEQKIFAWGKLVQQQLKNFYPKGLRQ, translated from the coding sequence ATGAATACTGATTTACCAAAAGAGTTTCAAGAAAAATATCAACAATTACTAGGTACGCAAGCACCGGCTTTTTTTAAGAGTTTTTTTGAATCATCTACGCATGGTTTTAGATTAAATCCAGAGAAAGTACAGTCTAATTTAGTTAATGAACCGCTGAATCAACCCATTTTGAGTGTGTTAAATGGTTATTATGGACAAATTAGTGGGGCCGACATTGATCATTCGGCAGGATGGCTTTATTCGCAGGATCCGAGTGCAATGAATGTTGCGCAGTTTGCTGATCCCCATGCGCATGAACGAGTGCTTGATTTATGTGCTGCTCCTGGTGGGAAAAGTACGCAGCTTGCGGCTTTAATGGCAGGTTCTGGTATTTTAGTTGCTAATGAGATTGATGCAAAACGAGCGCGGGTCTTGTCATCTAATATTGAGCGCTGGGGTAGTACGAATGTTGTTGTCACGAATAATACGCCTGAACAACTGAATAAAGTCTTTCCTGAATTTTTTGATTGTATTGTGGTTGACGCACCCTGTTCAGGAGAAGGCTTGTTTCGCAAGGATCCTGAAGCTAAGGCTTATTGGTCACCGCAATACGTAGTAGAATGTGCCAATCGGCAACGGACTATTTTGACAATGGCTGTGTCCATGTTACGGCCAGGCGGACGTTTGATTTATTCAACATGTACTTTTTCCCCTGAAGAAAATGAGCAAAATATGGATTGGCTGACGCAAAATTACGAATTAGAAATTATTGATTTAAAGCATTACGCGGGGATGGATCATGGACAACCAGCTTGGGGCAATAATAACCAAGATTTAAGTAAAGCAGTTCGGTTGTTTCCACATCATTATGCAGGTGAAGGACATTTTATTTGTGCGTTACAAAAAAGGCAAACTGCTGTGGTCAAAAATGATCGGGACAAAAATCAAGTTCCATCTAAAGTGAAAAGGCGAAATAGTGTACGCCAACAACATGCTGAGTTCCAACTTTGGGAGCAATTTCAGCAACAGACTTTGCGTAAATTTGTGCCCAGCCAATTACAAATATATAACGATGTTTTATACGATGTTGCCTTAGTATCAAAGGATCTGACTTCTTTACATGTGTTGCGTAATGGTTTGAAACTAGGAATTTTTAAAAAACGGCGTTTTGAACCAGATCACGCATTGGTCATGGCTTTAGCATCGGAGCAGTTTCAAAAAGTGATTGATTTAGATGCAGAGCAGTTTCACCATTTTGTGCATGGGGAAGCATTGATTTTAAATAAATCACAAGATTATCAGGGATGGGTTGCGGTTAGTTTTGAACAGAAAATTTTTGCTTGGGGCAAATTAGTACAGCAACAATTGAAAAATTTTTATCCAAAAGGTTTGCGACAATAA
- the lepB gene encoding signal peptidase I — MSKEKSTTEPSSLKEWGIWLLQTLVLAAILFGIITLLNHFVLDNARVSGTSMQPTFEDGDRLIAFRHSKLHQGDVVVVDAPDEPGQFYIKRIIATPGQSVVAKNNQIYINGKKLKQNYLKPGLKLVDDGSDGVYGTRYADTGDFTLRSLAKTSNYMQIYSKDQLNQLKKTNRVPKNSYFVMGDHRSVSKDSRYIGFIKRNKVVGVVKWRYWPLNHMKTF, encoded by the coding sequence ATGAGTAAAGAAAAAAGTACTACTGAACCTAGTAGTTTGAAAGAATGGGGCATTTGGTTATTACAAACTCTTGTCCTAGCAGCAATATTATTTGGTATTATTACCTTATTAAATCATTTTGTTTTGGATAATGCTCGAGTTTCAGGAACATCCATGCAGCCAACCTTTGAAGATGGCGATCGTTTAATTGCCTTTCGTCACAGTAAACTGCATCAAGGTGACGTCGTTGTTGTTGACGCACCTGATGAACCAGGGCAATTCTATATCAAAAGAATTATTGCCACTCCTGGTCAAAGTGTGGTCGCTAAAAATAATCAGATCTATATTAATGGTAAAAAATTAAAGCAAAATTATCTCAAGCCTGGATTAAAATTAGTGGATGATGGTAGTGATGGTGTTTATGGTACCCGTTATGCCGATACTGGTGACTTTACTTTGCGTTCTTTAGCCAAAACTTCTAATTATATGCAGATTTATTCTAAAGACCAATTAAATCAATTGAAAAAAACGAATCGGGTTCCTAAAAACTCTTATTTTGTTATGGGTGATCACCGTAGTGTCTCAAAAGACAGTCGCTATATCGGTTTCATCAAACGAAATAAAGTTGTTGGGGTTGTCAAATGGCGCTATTGGCCACTCAATCATATGAAAACTTTTTAA
- a CDS encoding LBP_cg2779 family protein has protein sequence MEPSLATLIIAYQKKMNQIDTQFAFASHLPVEKIHQIKNGSTNYSSEDKQRVLQYINDHS, from the coding sequence ATGGAACCTAGTTTAGCCACACTAATTATTGCGTACCAGAAAAAGATGAATCAAATAGATACACAATTTGCTTTTGCTAGTCATTTACCCGTCGAAAAAATTCATCAAATCAAAAATGGTTCAACCAATTACAGTTCTGAGGACAAACAACGAGTACTGCAATATATTAATGACCATTCTTAG
- a CDS encoding 2-hydroxymuconate tautomerase — MPLVHIDLLEGRSPEQLKKMCQDVTTAISQNLGAPKEHVHIVLNEMQHDHYAVGGVLKADEEQ; from the coding sequence ATGCCATTAGTTCATATTGATTTGCTTGAGGGACGTTCACCAGAGCAATTAAAAAAAATGTGTCAAGATGTGACGACAGCTATTAGTCAAAATCTTGGCGCACCTAAAGAGCATGTGCATATTGTTCTTAATGAAATGCAACATGACCATTATGCGGTTGGTGGTGTTTTAAAAGCTGATGAAGAGCAATAA